ATGCAGATTTTCATGTCTGGGGCGAACCGCTCAGTGAAGGGATTATCAACCATACCTTCCCCGACCGGATTCCGGCTTCAGGAAAAATCCGCTTTGAAGTGGAATATGAAAACCGCCAAGCGCTGGATGTTTTTGCTGAGCTGCAGAACGTGCATACCACGAAAAAACTTAAAGCGCTGCGCCGGCAAATGCCCTCCAAAAAAAATACGTTGGAACTGACCTATGATGCGGGGCCGCTGCAACCGGGCGATATCTATTGGTTCGTACTGAAAAGCATTCCTATACACGGGCACGAAAACAGGGCCATTCAGCACACCTACAAAAAAGTGACGGTGGAATAAACATAACCCTTTGGGCAGTATCAAAGTCGTCCATTTTAAATAAAGTAAGCCGTTTCATAGATAAATGAATGGAGAACCACGGTGAACAGAAGACACTTTTCCAAGCTGCTTACGGGTACGGCACTGACGGCGGCGGCATCAACGACGCTGGCGGCTAAATCGAAAAAACCAAATCTGCTGATTATTCATACGGACGAACATAATTTCCGTACACTGGGTTGCTACCGCGAGCTGCTCAGCGAAGATCAGGCCTATGTCTGGGGCGAAGGGGTCAAAGTGGATACGCCGCATATCGACCGGATTGCCCATGAGGGGGCCATCTGTACCCGCTACTATGCCACGTCCCCGGTCTGTACGCCGTCGCGTGCTTCATTTGTGACCGGTCTTTATCCGGCTGCCACCGGATCGCCGCGCAATGATATGCCGCTGCACGACGGCCTTGAAACATTTGCCAGTGTTCTGCAGAAACAGGGGTATGCCACGTCCTATGTCGGAAAATGGCATCTCGACGGAAAGGCAAAACCCGGCTTTGAACCGCCCCGGAAGTTCGGATTTTCTGACAATCGCTACATGATGAACCGCGGGCACTGGAAAGGACTCGGACACGATGAAAACGGAAAGCCGATAGTGATCGGATTGGTTCCCGAAAAAGAAACATCTCGGTTCAATGTTTCCAAAGCAACACCGGAAGATTTCACCACGGATTTTCTGACCAGTCGGGCGCTGGAAATTATGGAGCGGGATAAAGGCCGGCCCTTTGTGCTTATGCTCTCGATTCCGGATCCGCATACCCCCAACCTGGTGCGCCCGCCATACAACACGATGTTTGATGATCTGCATTTTGAAGAGCCGCGCACCATGCAGGTACCGGACGAAGAAATGCCGAAATGGGCCCTCTCCAATAAAAACGTTGATTATCTCGAACAGAATAAAATGCAGGACTATTTCGGGATGGTGAAGTGTATCGATGACAATATCGGCCGCCTGTTTAAATTTCTCGAAGACAACCGGCTGGATGAGAACACCATTGTGATCTTTACCTCCGACCATGGCGATTTGATGGGTGAACACAAACGGCACAACAAAGGCATGCCGTTTGAAACCTCGGCTAAAATTCCGTTTGTAATTCGCTGGCCGAAAGGTATTCCTGCCGGAAAACAGATCAATACGGCCTACACGACGGCGGATTTCACGCCGACCATTCTAGGGATGATCGGGGCGCCGCAAATCAGCGAACAGCATGGTCTGAATGATGCGAAATCTTTTCTTTCGAAAAAGAAAGTGATCCGTTCCGACCGCATCACTTATATGTCGATGGGTAACTGGGTTGCTGCCGTTTCCGACCGATATAAATATGTACTCTCGCCGCAGGATGTTCCGTGGCTGTATGATATTGAACGTGATCCCGATGAACTGATCAATTTTGCCGGCCATCCGGAATATACCGCAATTGAGAAACGGCTGAGCACGGAACTGGACCGTATGCTGGAACAGTATCAGGATCCGATTCTTAAGGGAAAACCGCTGATACGCACTTCCGCAGCGCTTTAAACGAAGCGGGGATGACGCAAATCAATATGTTTTTTGCGGCAATCACTCTATTGATGCTTCGCGGTCTTGTTTATTTTCCAGTGTTAAATTCAGACTAGGAGTTAACGAGTGATGAAACGTAGATGCTTTTTTAAGACCTCAGCCGGTACCCTCGGGGCGGCTGGACTGATTTCCATGAACGGCGAAGCGGCCATTGCCTACAATGAATCCGGCAAACGGGTCACCGATAAATGGCACCAGATGGGCTCCGGTAAAAAAGGCCTGCCCAAACGCCGGGAAACGTTGGAATTTGATGTGGCGGTGCTGGGTGCAGGTATGTCGGGGATTGCGGCGGCGGTGGCGGCGGCACGTTCCGGAGTTAAAACCGTGCTGGTGCAGGACCGTCCGGTTCTGGGCGGAAATGCCTCCAGCGAAATGCGCGTGACAGTAAACGGTGTGCATGGTCTGCGCGGTGTCCCGAAAGAACTGCGGGTGGAGCGTGAGACCGGGATCATTGAAGAAATCATGATCGAAAACTGGCACTACAATCCTCAGGAGTCCTATCCCGTCTGGGACCATGTACTGTACAACTTTGTCTATCGTCAGCCGAATCTGACCCTGATGCTCAATACCCAGGCCACTGAAGCTGTTATGGAAGGCGACCGGATCAAAGCGGCGATCTGCCGGGGCTACACAAACGAAACGGAATACACCATTCATGCCGAACAGTTTATCGACTGTTCCGGCGACGGCCTGCTGGCCGCCACTGCCGGCGCAGAATACCGCACCGGCCGTGAAGGCCGTGCGGAATTCAATGAATCGTACGCTCCGGAAAAACCGGACGGCTGGGTGATGGGTGACTGCATCATGATGATCACCAAGGATATGGGACGCCCGGTTCCTTTCTACCCGCCGGAATATGCCCTTCCGTTTGACCACGAAACGGCGTTTAAAGACAAGCACCGTAAAATCAAGCAGGTTAAAGAAGGATTCTGGTGGATTGAAGTCGGCGATGATTTTGACATCATCGGCAACCGTGAAGAGGTCCGCCATAAACTGATGGCCTACTTTTACGGCGTCTGGGATTATGTGAAGAATTCCGGCGATTTCCCGGAAGCGGAAAATATGGCACTGGATTGGATCGGCTCCATTCCCGGCCGCCGGGAATCGCGCCGCTTTATGGGCGATCATATTCTCACGCAGAACGATCTGCTGGAATACCGTCATTTTGAAGATGCTGTTGCCTATGGCGGCTGGTCGCTCGATGAGCATAATCCGGGCGGTATTGAAAATCTGAAAGAGCCGGCGAGTTATTTCCACAAAGGGTTCACCAAGCTCTACGAAATCCCCTACCGCAGTCTCTATTCAAAAAATATTTCGAACCTGCAGTTTGCCGGACGGAATGCCAGCCTAACACACATTGCGCTGTCCTCCACGCGTATCATCAGCACCTGCGCACTGATGGGTCAGGCCGTTGGAACGGCTTCAGCTCTGTGCATAAAGTACGGCAAAAACCCGCGTCAGATCGGCCGGGAACACATCAGTGAACTGCAGGAGCAGCTCATTCGCGATGATGTATTCATTCCCAACCGTATGGCTCGTGACCCGAAGGATCTTGTACGCAATGGCGGCCAGGTGTTCGGCTCTCCAGCAAAAAGCGGAGATACCGCCCTGCTGACAGACGGCGTCGGACGCGATATTTACGGTGAGCTCCATCACTGGGAATCGGTATCCCTTCCGGCCGAGCTTCAGGTAGTCTGGGAAAAACCGGTTGAGATTTCCACGGTTGAGCTTAAAGCCGATACGCAATTGCATAAAAAAATCGCCATGCATAAAAATCCGGCCAAAAATGCCGGGCAGCATACGACGGTTCCTCCAGAGCTGATCAAAGCGCTGACGGTTGAAGCGCAGGTGAACGGGCAGTGGAAAGAAGTGGCTTCGGTTGAAAACAACCTCGTCCGCCGGATTAAAGTCGAATTTCCGAAAATCAAAGCGACTGCGATTCGCCTGAATATCAAAGTAACGCACGGCAAACCGACGGCCAAAGTGTTCGAAGTTCGTGCCTATGCATAACCTCTAGTATTTTCCGGGGGGCGGTTGTACGGTAATGGCGTTTGATTTCGTCTATTCGAACGTACACTTAACCCCGGGGGATCTAATGAAACGGTTCAGAGCACTTTTAATCCTGCTCACAGCGGCTGCGCTTACGGTGCAGGCCGCAGTGAAACCTGCTGATATTTTTTCGGATGGCCTCGTTTTGCAACGCGGCGAACCGGTAAATATTTGGGGCACGGCCGATTCCTCTGAAGAAATTACCGTGGAGTTTGCCGGACAGAAAAAGACGACTGAGGCCGGCGCGGATGGAAAATGGTTGATTACACTCGACCCGCTTCAGGGATCTGAACATCCGCGTGAACTGATCTTCTATTCATTCGGCAACCGGCAGTCGGCAATTAAAAATGTTCTGGTCGGCGAAGTCTGGCTTGCCGGCGGTCAGTCCAATATGGCCACGACCATGCAGACGTATAAGCGGAAAACCCAGCCGGATATTGATCGAGCACAGGATGACCTGCTGCGATTTTGCACGATTCCGCAAAACCATTTTCCCGGTCATAACAAAGGTCAGCGGCCGGAGTGGCTGAAAACCAATCCCGAAACGGTGAAAGGATTTTCCGGCACCGCGTATTATTTTGCAAAGGAACTGCGTAAACATCTTGATGTTCCTGTAGGCATCATTGTGTGTGCCACCGGAGGGACGCCCGCAGAAGCCTGGATGAGCCGCAAAACGCTCGACAGTAAGCCGGAACTGAAACGGACCATCGATGCCTACGACCGCCATGTGACGAGGGAATTTCCGACGGATGCGGATTATGAAGAAGCGCTGAAAGAATACAATCGGGCAAAAAAAGAATATACCCGACTTCGGGAAGCTGGAAAAAAAGTCAAAAAACCGCGTGAAGTCATGGGGCCGCGCAATTTCAAACGCCCTTGCGGGCTTCATGAAAATATGCTGACGCAGACCATTCCCTTCACCGTTAAAGGTGTGATCTGGTATCAGGGGGAAAACAATGCATCACAGAAAGCCGGCCTGCATTATCGCACCGTCTTTTCCACGCTGATCGAAGAGTGGCGCAGTGAATTCGGCAAACCGGAGCTGCCGTTTTTTTTCTGCCAGCTGGCTACCCTCGGATGGGGCGATGATTCACACTGGCCGGAATTGCGCGATGCTCAGCAATGGGTTGCCGATCATGTTCCAAACACCGGAATCGCCATTCTTCTCGACGGCGGTGAAAAGACGGATATCCACCCCCACTCCAAAGATATTGCCGGATATCGGCTCGGGTTGCTGGCGCGCAATAAGATCTATGGAGAAAAGGGGCTCTGCGCCGAAGGGCCGCGCTTTAAAAAAGTTGATTTCCAGGGCCGCAAAGCGGTGATCTCATTTGCAGATACCAACCTTGTGCTAAGGCCTGGCGGCGAAAACACCTTTGAACTGGCCGGGAAAGACGGCGTCTTTAAACCGGCTTCCGCAGAATTGAAAAACGGAAAAATCATTTTGACGGCTGAAGACCTTCCTGTACCCGCTTACGTCCGTTACGGTTGGCGAAAATGGGTCACTCCCACGCTGTATAATCGCGAAGGGCTTCCTGCCGGGCCGTTCCGGAGTGATGATCTTCCGATGGCCTCGGCCGGAGGGTATTTCCTGGATTGGGTTGAATAAAGGGCATGTACTGAATCGGCCGACGCAGGACTGCCGTGAGCGATTGAAAAAATGACATAGGGGAAAAATGAAAGCACTGTTTGCAACGTTGATATTATCCGCACTAGTTTGCACCTTGTGGGCCGACAAACGGCCCAACATCGTTTTTATTCTTGTTGACGATCTGGGCCATGGCGATGTCGGTTTTAATGGGTCAACCTATTATGAAACACCGAATATCGACAGACTCGCCAACCGCGGATTGATTATTGAAAATGCCTATATGTATCCCACCTGTTCGCCTTCCCGCACAGCAATTGCCACGGGCAAGCAGTCTTTTCGCACGGGCGTCTATACCGTACCGGTGTTGGAAAGAGGCGACGATCAGGTCAGTATTTTTTCCCGCTGGACGGTAGGCGAAGAGCACATCATGTACAGCCAACCGCTTGCTGAAGCCGGGTATAAAAGCATTCATCTGGGTAAGTGGCATCTGGTGGGTCCCTATCCCGAAGAGGAACTCAACGGGGACTGGCCGCGTAAAGAAAAGCTGAGCCAGCCCGATCCGTGGGACTACAGCTGGGCGGAAAAGCATAAAAAAGAATATGTAAAATACTATCCTGAAGGTCGCGGCTACCTGAAAAACATCGGCGGAACCTATCGCGGAGACCCCGCCCTGGAAGTCGGCGGTTATAAAGGGGAAACCGGAGGCTATTGGGCCCCGTTTAACAACCCGTTCATTCCCGAAAAAAATCCCGAAGATAAGTGGCTGACCGATTACCTGACTACGGAAGCCATCAAATTTATGGACGAATATAAAGAGGGTCCTTTTTTCATTAATCTTCATTATTACACGGTTCACGCCCCGGTCCGCGGGCGCAGCGAAGAGCTCGTCGAAAAATACCTCAATAAACCCGGCGATCCGGAAAGCGGTCAGGGCATGCAGGAAGGCAATCGCCGCCGGCATACCGCTGAATATGCAACCATGATCGAATCGCTCGACGACAACGTCGGTCGAATCGTGAATTTTCTGGAAGAAAACGGACTGCGTGAAAACACACTGATCGTCTTCACTTCCGATAACGGTTGGAACGCCGGCATCAACAACCGGATGCGCGGGAAAAAAGGGTATATCTGGGAAGGCGGGATCAGGGTTCCGGCATTTGTAAACTGGCCGGGAAAAATCAAGGCCCGCCGCACCCAGACTCCGGTCTCCGGTCTCGATCT
This is a stretch of genomic DNA from Pontiella agarivorans. It encodes these proteins:
- a CDS encoding sulfatase family protein, which produces MNRRHFSKLLTGTALTAAASTTLAAKSKKPNLLIIHTDEHNFRTLGCYRELLSEDQAYVWGEGVKVDTPHIDRIAHEGAICTRYYATSPVCTPSRASFVTGLYPAATGSPRNDMPLHDGLETFASVLQKQGYATSYVGKWHLDGKAKPGFEPPRKFGFSDNRYMMNRGHWKGLGHDENGKPIVIGLVPEKETSRFNVSKATPEDFTTDFLTSRALEIMERDKGRPFVLMLSIPDPHTPNLVRPPYNTMFDDLHFEEPRTMQVPDEEMPKWALSNKNVDYLEQNKMQDYFGMVKCIDDNIGRLFKFLEDNRLDENTIVIFTSDHGDLMGEHKRHNKGMPFETSAKIPFVIRWPKGIPAGKQINTAYTTADFTPTILGMIGAPQISEQHGLNDAKSFLSKKKVIRSDRITYMSMGNWVAAVSDRYKYVLSPQDVPWLYDIERDPDELINFAGHPEYTAIEKRLSTELDRMLEQYQDPILKGKPLIRTSAAL
- a CDS encoding FAD-dependent oxidoreductase; this translates as MKRRCFFKTSAGTLGAAGLISMNGEAAIAYNESGKRVTDKWHQMGSGKKGLPKRRETLEFDVAVLGAGMSGIAAAVAAARSGVKTVLVQDRPVLGGNASSEMRVTVNGVHGLRGVPKELRVERETGIIEEIMIENWHYNPQESYPVWDHVLYNFVYRQPNLTLMLNTQATEAVMEGDRIKAAICRGYTNETEYTIHAEQFIDCSGDGLLAATAGAEYRTGREGRAEFNESYAPEKPDGWVMGDCIMMITKDMGRPVPFYPPEYALPFDHETAFKDKHRKIKQVKEGFWWIEVGDDFDIIGNREEVRHKLMAYFYGVWDYVKNSGDFPEAENMALDWIGSIPGRRESRRFMGDHILTQNDLLEYRHFEDAVAYGGWSLDEHNPGGIENLKEPASYFHKGFTKLYEIPYRSLYSKNISNLQFAGRNASLTHIALSSTRIISTCALMGQAVGTASALCIKYGKNPRQIGREHISELQEQLIRDDVFIPNRMARDPKDLVRNGGQVFGSPAKSGDTALLTDGVGRDIYGELHHWESVSLPAELQVVWEKPVEISTVELKADTQLHKKIAMHKNPAKNAGQHTTVPPELIKALTVEAQVNGQWKEVASVENNLVRRIKVEFPKIKATAIRLNIKVTHGKPTAKVFEVRAYA
- a CDS encoding sialate O-acetylesterase is translated as MKRFRALLILLTAAALTVQAAVKPADIFSDGLVLQRGEPVNIWGTADSSEEITVEFAGQKKTTEAGADGKWLITLDPLQGSEHPRELIFYSFGNRQSAIKNVLVGEVWLAGGQSNMATTMQTYKRKTQPDIDRAQDDLLRFCTIPQNHFPGHNKGQRPEWLKTNPETVKGFSGTAYYFAKELRKHLDVPVGIIVCATGGTPAEAWMSRKTLDSKPELKRTIDAYDRHVTREFPTDADYEEALKEYNRAKKEYTRLREAGKKVKKPREVMGPRNFKRPCGLHENMLTQTIPFTVKGVIWYQGENNASQKAGLHYRTVFSTLIEEWRSEFGKPELPFFFCQLATLGWGDDSHWPELRDAQQWVADHVPNTGIAILLDGGEKTDIHPHSKDIAGYRLGLLARNKIYGEKGLCAEGPRFKKVDFQGRKAVISFADTNLVLRPGGENTFELAGKDGVFKPASAELKNGKIILTAEDLPVPAYVRYGWRKWVTPTLYNREGLPAGPFRSDDLPMASAGGYFLDWVE
- a CDS encoding sulfatase, which produces MKALFATLILSALVCTLWADKRPNIVFILVDDLGHGDVGFNGSTYYETPNIDRLANRGLIIENAYMYPTCSPSRTAIATGKQSFRTGVYTVPVLERGDDQVSIFSRWTVGEEHIMYSQPLAEAGYKSIHLGKWHLVGPYPEEELNGDWPRKEKLSQPDPWDYSWAEKHKKEYVKYYPEGRGYLKNIGGTYRGDPALEVGGYKGETGGYWAPFNNPFIPEKNPEDKWLTDYLTTEAIKFMDEYKEGPFFINLHYYTVHAPVRGRSEELVEKYLNKPGDPESGQGMQEGNRRRHTAEYATMIESLDDNVGRIVNFLEENGLRENTLIVFTSDNGWNAGINNRMRGKKGYIWEGGIRVPAFVNWPGKIKARRTQTPVSGLDLFPTFMDVAGIDYTDPNLDGDSITGLFNDEPKNLRNRPLFWHLASEFRNPTCSIIRKNDMKLIQFLATGDLELYDLKADPKEEHNLASEKPEIAARLLKELKAWRKANHVPLPPNAVVGN